Proteins encoded in a region of the Mercenaria mercenaria strain notata chromosome 1, MADL_Memer_1, whole genome shotgun sequence genome:
- the LOC123565520 gene encoding organic cation transporter-like protein — MASYSSQLEHLIDDLGGCGLLQKLLCIIIHSSSTVIFWSTLAMAFIGYEPGFTCHTLNVKLPSLSALNLSNLSADRLCSIGPDAKCTAYRFPQSLNTVVSEWNLVCDRRWIVAFITSIQMAGFLVGSITAGQMADSTGRKTTMIAGISTVVLFNFAGLFAQSWEAYSAIRFFIGIGAGLFCTVQFTHMVEFVPPLWRPLVVCIPSEPVISILFALVSWWLHDWKRIHLLKTILGVFFFNYSMVCQC, encoded by the exons ATGGCATCTTACAGTTCACAACTTGAACATCTTATCGATGATCTTGGAGGGTGTGGACTCTTGCAAAAACTTCTATGTATAATCATACATAGTTCGAGCACCGTTATATTCTGGAGCACACTTGCAATGGCGTTTATCGGCTACGAGCCTGGCTTTACCTGTCATACACTGAACGTGAAGCTTCCCTCACTTTCTGCATTAAACCTTAGTAACCTATCCGCCGACCGTCTGTGCTCTATTGGACCAGATGCAAAATGCACTGCCTACAGATTTCCACAGAGCTTGAATACTGTCGTATCAGAG TGGAACCTTGTATGTGACAGACGATGGATTGTTGCCTTTATTACATCGATTCAGATGGCAGGATTTCTTGTTGGATCGATCACCGCTGGTCAGATGGCTGACTCGACTGGCCGCAAGACAACTATGATAGCAGGGATTTCGACAGTGGTTCTTTTCAACTTTGCTGGCCTTTTTGCTCAATCTTGGGAGGCGTATTCAGCTATTCGTTTCTTTATTGGCATTGGAGCTGGGCTTTTTTGTACAGTACAATTTACGCATATGGTAGAATTTGTTCCACCGCTATGGCGGCCGTTAGTGGTGTGTATCCCTTCAGAACCTGTCATTTCTATACTTTTTGCACTCGTGTCATGGTGGTTACATGACTGGAAAAGAATACATCTGCTGAAGACAATCCTTGGAGtattcttttttaattattcTATGGTATGTCAATGTTAG